A DNA window from Limisphaera ngatamarikiensis contains the following coding sequences:
- the ileS gene encoding isoleucine--tRNA ligase has product MDYKNTLNLPRTAFPMKADLVVREPERLRRWQETRLYERIQQARAGGPLFVLHDGPPFANGDVHIGTALNKILKDFVLKYRTLRGYRAPYVPGWDCHGLPIEFKVVQERGRSGGSEDAAEIRRACEAYARRFVELQRRQFQRLGVLGDWERPYLTLDPAYEAEELRLFADLVEQGMVYRGKKPVYWSIPCRTALAEAEVEYQEHVSQSVYVKFPIVGRPGTYLLIWTTTPWTLPANLAVAYNSTFSYAVVRVDGEDYVLSAMLVNTVAAKCGWQHFQIVRHLDAGHLEQVEYQHPFCARTGRLYPGDAFVDNVTGTGFVHIAPGHGLEDYLLGLEHGLPVYSPVDDEGRFAWTDDLPREAQMPAELIGKSILERHGRSEANDAVLHELRVRKLLLHEENYRHSYPHCWRSKTPVIFRAMHQWFIRLDHVPAGSPPGTPTFRERALAEIEKVTWIPDWGKNRIAAAVKARPDWCISRQRAWGVPIPAFYDARGEPILDATVVRRAADLVERHGSNVWFEWPVERLWSEIRPPGWTGPEPAVKSTDTLDVWIDSGSSSRAVIARRPELRGSPLPFQCDMYLEGSDQHRGWFQSSLLLSLASQGAAPYRTVLTHGFMVDADREKISKSRQSQGGYEKPQTAEAYVRKWGADIVRLWVASQDFRSDIVVSEERLAKVAEIYRVLRNALRYQLSNLYDFDPDRHRVPDEALTGLDRWILDLFGRLEREVQAAYERYEFHVVYQKVSQFVAVELSAVYHDIIKDRLYTDPADSPRRRSTQTALWRMVRDLCCMLSPILAFTADEAWELIPGRPAGSVHEQVWEPTRLERSAEEVEVWENLFRLRDRLLPELERARQAKVIGKALEARLILCGEDPLFVCARAHADAFRELMNVSQVEFRPEPGRDGPVEVVHATGEKCERCWHWEPDVGRHADHPTLCGRCVEAVRTAAAHAGGTA; this is encoded by the coding sequence ATGGATTACAAGAACACGTTGAATCTGCCGCGGACGGCCTTTCCGATGAAGGCCGATTTGGTGGTGCGGGAGCCGGAACGGCTGCGGCGGTGGCAGGAGACGCGTCTGTATGAGCGGATTCAGCAGGCGCGGGCGGGGGGCCCGTTGTTTGTGTTGCATGACGGGCCGCCGTTTGCGAACGGGGACGTGCACATCGGCACGGCGCTGAACAAGATCCTGAAGGACTTCGTGTTGAAGTACAGGACGTTGCGCGGGTACCGGGCGCCGTATGTGCCGGGTTGGGACTGTCACGGGTTGCCGATTGAATTCAAGGTGGTGCAGGAGCGGGGTCGGTCGGGCGGATCGGAAGATGCGGCGGAGATCCGGCGGGCCTGCGAGGCATACGCGCGGCGGTTTGTGGAGTTGCAGCGGCGCCAGTTTCAGCGGCTGGGTGTGCTGGGGGATTGGGAGCGTCCGTATCTGACGCTGGATCCGGCGTACGAGGCGGAGGAACTGCGGCTGTTTGCGGATCTTGTGGAGCAGGGGATGGTGTACCGGGGGAAGAAGCCGGTGTACTGGAGCATTCCGTGTCGGACGGCCCTGGCGGAGGCGGAGGTGGAGTATCAGGAGCACGTCAGCCAGAGCGTGTATGTGAAGTTTCCGATCGTGGGTCGGCCGGGGACGTATTTGCTGATCTGGACGACGACGCCCTGGACGCTGCCGGCGAACCTGGCGGTGGCGTACAATTCGACGTTCAGTTATGCGGTGGTGCGGGTGGACGGGGAGGATTACGTGTTGTCGGCAATGCTGGTCAACACGGTGGCGGCCAAGTGCGGCTGGCAGCATTTCCAGATCGTGCGGCATCTGGATGCGGGGCACCTGGAACAGGTGGAATATCAGCATCCGTTTTGTGCGCGGACGGGTCGGTTGTACCCGGGGGATGCCTTTGTGGACAATGTGACGGGCACGGGGTTTGTGCACATTGCGCCGGGGCACGGTTTGGAGGATTACTTGCTGGGGCTGGAGCACGGGTTGCCGGTGTATTCGCCGGTGGATGATGAGGGCCGGTTCGCGTGGACGGACGATTTGCCGCGGGAGGCGCAGATGCCGGCGGAACTGATCGGCAAATCGATTCTGGAGAGGCACGGTCGGAGTGAGGCCAACGATGCGGTGCTGCACGAGCTGCGGGTGCGGAAGCTGTTGTTGCATGAGGAGAACTACCGGCACAGTTACCCGCACTGCTGGCGGAGCAAGACGCCCGTGATTTTCCGGGCGATGCATCAATGGTTCATCCGGCTGGATCATGTGCCGGCCGGCAGTCCGCCGGGCACGCCCACGTTTCGGGAGCGTGCGCTGGCGGAGATTGAGAAGGTGACCTGGATTCCGGACTGGGGGAAGAACCGGATTGCGGCGGCGGTGAAGGCGCGGCCGGACTGGTGCATCAGCCGGCAGCGGGCCTGGGGGGTGCCGATTCCGGCGTTTTATGATGCACGCGGGGAACCGATCCTGGATGCGACGGTGGTGCGGCGGGCGGCGGATTTGGTGGAACGGCACGGGTCGAACGTATGGTTTGAATGGCCGGTGGAACGGTTGTGGTCGGAGATCCGGCCGCCCGGCTGGACGGGTCCCGAGCCGGCGGTGAAGTCCACGGACACGCTGGACGTGTGGATTGACTCGGGCAGTTCCTCGCGTGCGGTGATTGCGCGGCGGCCGGAGTTGCGGGGTTCGCCGCTGCCGTTCCAGTGCGACATGTATCTGGAGGGGTCGGATCAGCACCGGGGCTGGTTTCAGTCCTCGTTGTTGCTGTCGCTGGCGTCGCAGGGTGCGGCGCCCTATCGCACGGTGCTGACGCACGGGTTCATGGTGGACGCGGACCGGGAGAAGATCTCCAAGAGCCGGCAGTCCCAGGGTGGCTATGAAAAGCCGCAGACGGCCGAGGCCTATGTCCGGAAGTGGGGGGCGGACATCGTGCGGTTGTGGGTGGCCTCGCAGGATTTCCGCAGCGACATCGTGGTGAGCGAGGAACGGCTGGCGAAGGTGGCCGAGATCTACCGCGTGTTGCGGAACGCACTGCGGTATCAGTTGTCGAATCTGTACGATTTTGATCCGGACCGGCATCGGGTGCCCGATGAGGCATTGACGGGGCTGGACCGGTGGATTTTGGACCTGTTCGGCCGCCTCGAGCGGGAGGTGCAGGCCGCGTATGAACGCTACGAGTTCCACGTGGTGTACCAGAAGGTGAGCCAGTTTGTGGCGGTGGAACTTTCGGCGGTGTACCACGACATCATCAAGGACCGGCTGTACACGGATCCGGCCGACTCGCCCCGGCGGCGGTCCACCCAGACGGCGTTGTGGCGGATGGTGCGGGATTTGTGTTGCATGTTGTCGCCGATCCTTGCCTTTACGGCGGACGAGGCATGGGAACTGATTCCGGGCCGGCCTGCCGGCAGCGTGCATGAGCAGGTTTGGGAACCGACCCGGTTGGAACGGTCGGCGGAGGAGGTCGAGGTGTGGGAGAACCTGTTCCGGCTGCGCGACCGGTTGTTGCCGGAGCTGGAGCGGGCCCGGCAGGCGAAGGTGATTGGGAAGGCGTTGGAGGCGCGATTGATTCTGTGCGGGGAGGATCCGTTGTTCGTGTGCGCGCGGGCGCATGCGGACGCGTTCCGCGAACTGATGAACGTCTCGCAGGTGGAGTTCCGGCCGGAGCCGGGTCGGGACGGCCCGGTGGAGGTGGTCCACGCGACGGGGGAGAAATGTGAACGCTGCTGGCACTGGGAACCGGACGTGGGCCGGCATGCGGATCATCCCACGCTGTGCGGGCGGTGTGTGGAGGCGGTGCGGACGGCCGCGGCGCACGCCGGCGGGACGGCTTGA
- a CDS encoding NAD(P)/FAD-dependent oxidoreductase — MTGLRTPVPPEPGTVEGVKPMKTRVVVIGAGVVGLSTAWYCARRGFDVRVLERHPAQRDGCSFGNAGLIVPSHFIPLAAPGMVGLALKWMWRPDSPFYIRPRWDPDLWSWAWRFWRAATRTRVERAAPVLRDLLLAGRRAFEELARTTGDELGLQKKGLLMLCTTDHGMEEEQKIAAHARQLGMPAEILDAQQVHRLNPGLRLQIVGGVFYPLDCHLKPERFMDTLQRMAGAAGASFLWQAEVREWVTRNRRIQAVRLQKGQTLEADAFVLCAGVWSARLARQLGLRLPLQAGKGYSLTLPDPVQRPQMGCICTEARVAVTPMNGTLRVGGTMELTGTDPTINPVRVRGIVRSFCRYFPDFQPEHFDRIQPWAGLRPCSPDGLPYLGRPAAWENLWIATGHAMLGLSLGPVSGQCIADDIAGSAPEPLSPLLAPDRYHQHSTP; from the coding sequence ATGACCGGGCTCCGGACGCCCGTGCCCCCTGAGCCGGGCACCGTGGAGGGAGTGAAACCTATGAAAACGCGGGTCGTCGTCATCGGAGCCGGCGTGGTGGGCTTGTCCACAGCCTGGTACTGCGCCCGGCGCGGATTCGACGTTCGCGTCCTCGAACGCCACCCCGCCCAACGGGACGGCTGCTCCTTCGGCAACGCCGGACTCATCGTCCCCAGCCACTTCATCCCCCTTGCCGCCCCGGGCATGGTCGGCCTCGCACTCAAATGGATGTGGCGCCCAGATTCGCCCTTCTACATCCGACCCCGCTGGGATCCGGACCTCTGGTCCTGGGCGTGGCGATTCTGGCGCGCCGCCACCCGGACCCGCGTCGAACGCGCCGCGCCCGTGCTCCGCGACCTTCTCCTGGCCGGCCGGCGCGCCTTCGAGGAACTCGCCCGGACCACCGGGGACGAACTCGGCCTCCAGAAAAAGGGCCTCCTCATGCTCTGCACCACCGACCACGGCATGGAGGAAGAACAAAAGATCGCCGCCCACGCCCGCCAGCTCGGCATGCCCGCCGAAATCCTCGACGCGCAGCAGGTGCACCGGCTCAACCCCGGGCTCCGCCTGCAAATCGTCGGCGGCGTCTTCTATCCCCTGGACTGTCACCTCAAACCCGAACGGTTCATGGACACGCTCCAGCGAATGGCCGGGGCCGCGGGCGCCTCTTTCCTCTGGCAGGCCGAGGTCCGCGAATGGGTGACCCGCAATCGTCGCATCCAGGCCGTGCGCCTCCAAAAGGGACAAACCCTCGAGGCCGATGCCTTCGTCCTCTGCGCCGGCGTCTGGTCAGCCCGCCTGGCCCGTCAACTGGGCCTCCGACTCCCCCTCCAGGCGGGCAAAGGGTACAGCCTGACCCTGCCCGATCCCGTCCAACGCCCCCAAATGGGCTGCATCTGCACCGAGGCTCGCGTGGCCGTCACACCCATGAACGGCACCCTGCGCGTCGGCGGCACCATGGAATTGACCGGAACCGATCCCACCATCAACCCCGTCCGCGTCCGCGGCATCGTACGCTCGTTCTGCCGGTACTTCCCCGACTTCCAGCCTGAACACTTTGACCGGATTCAACCCTGGGCCGGACTGCGACCCTGCTCGCCCGACGGCCTTCCCTACCTCGGCCGCCCCGCAGCCTGGGAAAACCTCTGGATCGCCACAGGCCACGCCATGCTCGGACTCAGCCTCGGCCCGGTCAGCGGTCAATGCATCGCCGACGACATCGCCGGCTCCGCACCCGAACCGCTTTCGCCCTTGCTCGCCCCGGATCGCTATCACCAACACTCCACGCCATGA
- a CDS encoding dihydrodipicolinate synthase family protein: protein MKPSYPTMHWEGVLPAITTPFTADGQVDHEFLARHARWLVDNGCTGVVALGSLGESPTLRFEEKVAILQTAVTALGTRAPVVAGIGAVGTAEAVELARQAERIGCSGLMILPPYVYAGDPREMLQHVATILRSTRLSCMLYNNPIAYRTDFLPEQIARLADEHPNLHAVKESSGDVRRITALRALHGNRLAILVGVDDLIVEGVRAGAVGWIAGLANALPRESVALFNLARRGPSPKLEKLHHWFLPLLRLDTHNKFVQLIKLVQQETGTGSERVRPPRLPLTGAERKAALALIRSSLARRPKEPALATRARP, encoded by the coding sequence ATGAAACCATCCTACCCAACCATGCACTGGGAAGGCGTTCTGCCCGCCATCACCACGCCGTTCACCGCCGACGGTCAGGTGGATCACGAGTTCCTGGCCCGTCACGCCCGCTGGCTGGTTGACAACGGCTGCACCGGTGTGGTCGCACTGGGTTCCCTCGGCGAAAGCCCCACCCTGCGCTTCGAAGAAAAGGTCGCCATTCTCCAGACGGCCGTAACCGCCCTCGGGACACGCGCGCCGGTCGTCGCCGGCATCGGCGCCGTGGGTACCGCAGAAGCCGTGGAACTGGCCCGCCAGGCCGAACGCATCGGTTGCTCGGGCCTGATGATCCTGCCGCCCTACGTTTACGCGGGAGACCCGCGCGAAATGCTCCAACACGTCGCCACCATCCTGCGCAGCACCCGACTCTCCTGCATGCTCTACAACAATCCCATCGCCTATCGCACCGATTTCCTCCCCGAACAAATCGCCCGACTGGCCGATGAACATCCCAACCTCCACGCGGTCAAGGAATCCAGCGGCGATGTGCGGCGCATCACCGCCCTGCGCGCCCTCCACGGCAACCGCCTCGCCATCCTCGTCGGCGTGGACGACCTCATCGTCGAGGGCGTTCGCGCCGGTGCTGTGGGTTGGATCGCCGGCCTCGCCAACGCGCTCCCCCGCGAGTCCGTCGCCCTCTTCAACCTGGCCCGCCGCGGCCCCTCCCCAAAACTCGAAAAACTCCATCACTGGTTCCTGCCCCTCCTGCGCCTCGACACCCACAACAAATTCGTCCAGCTCATCAAACTCGTGCAGCAGGAAACCGGCACCGGCTCCGAACGCGTCCGCCCGCCCCGACTGCCCCTGACCGGTGCCGAACGAAAAGCCGCCCTCGCCCTCATCCGCTCCTCCCTCGCCCGGCGCCCCAAAGAACCCGCGCTGGCCACACGCGCCCGCCCCTGA
- a CDS encoding aldehyde dehydrogenase (NADP(+)): MNVPHTIQLEGLSLIGQGRAEPKGRPVQAVNPATGEPLEPPYYRADLADVDRAAQLAAQAFRQFRRWPATARAQLLHRIAQLIETHGPEIQQRAHLETALPLGRLQAETARTCHQLRLFASLIEQGWCWDARIDHADPARQPVPKPDVRSHLIPLGPVAVFSSSNFPLAFSVAGGDTASALAAGCPVIVKAHQNHMGTSEIVGRLIQQAIREARAPEGTFSLLFGRGSEIGQALVRHPLIRAVGFTGSRKGGRALMDAAAGRPDPIPVYAEMGSINPVFLLPGALRQNAESIAAGLQASVTLGVGQFCTCPGLVITLNSPETERFLAALKERMETTPPGTMLTAELCTAYRAGIEQFLRIPGVRRLTHPPQQTDPVGTRAHATLLATTADVFLTHESLMEEVFGPSTLVVLCDNRQQMSAIAEQLEGQLTATIHATTEELIEARELIETLELKVGRLVFNGFPTGVEVCHAMVHGGPYPATSDGRSTSVGTRAILRFLRPVCYQNFPDAALPEALRESNPLGLLRIVDGTPQLPA, encoded by the coding sequence ATGAACGTGCCCCACACCATCCAGCTCGAAGGCCTCTCCCTCATCGGGCAGGGCCGGGCCGAACCCAAAGGCCGACCGGTGCAAGCCGTCAACCCCGCCACCGGCGAACCCCTCGAACCACCCTATTACCGGGCCGACCTTGCCGACGTGGACCGCGCCGCACAGCTCGCCGCGCAGGCCTTCCGGCAATTCCGTCGCTGGCCGGCCACCGCCCGTGCCCAACTCCTCCACCGCATCGCCCAACTCATCGAAACCCACGGGCCCGAAATCCAACAACGCGCCCACCTCGAAACCGCACTCCCCCTCGGCCGACTCCAGGCCGAAACCGCCCGAACCTGCCACCAACTCCGTCTCTTTGCCTCCCTCATCGAACAAGGTTGGTGCTGGGATGCGCGCATTGACCATGCCGACCCCGCCCGCCAACCCGTGCCCAAACCGGACGTCCGGTCCCACCTCATCCCCCTCGGCCCCGTGGCCGTCTTCAGCAGCAGCAATTTCCCCCTCGCATTCTCCGTGGCCGGCGGCGACACCGCCTCCGCCCTGGCTGCCGGTTGTCCCGTCATCGTCAAGGCCCACCAGAACCACATGGGCACCTCCGAAATCGTCGGCCGCCTCATCCAACAGGCCATCCGCGAAGCCCGTGCCCCCGAGGGCACCTTCTCCCTCCTCTTCGGACGCGGCAGTGAAATCGGCCAGGCCCTGGTCCGGCACCCCCTGATCAGGGCCGTCGGTTTCACCGGTTCCCGCAAGGGCGGCCGCGCCCTCATGGACGCCGCCGCCGGTCGACCCGATCCCATCCCCGTCTATGCCGAGATGGGCAGCATCAACCCCGTCTTCCTCCTGCCCGGCGCACTCCGCCAGAACGCCGAGTCCATCGCCGCCGGTCTCCAGGCATCCGTGACCCTCGGCGTCGGTCAGTTCTGCACCTGCCCCGGCCTCGTCATCACCTTGAACAGTCCGGAAACCGAGCGCTTCCTGGCCGCCCTCAAAGAACGCATGGAAACAACACCGCCCGGCACCATGCTGACCGCCGAACTCTGCACCGCCTACCGCGCCGGCATCGAACAGTTCCTCCGAATCCCCGGCGTTCGCCGGCTCACCCATCCCCCCCAACAAACCGATCCCGTAGGCACCCGTGCCCACGCCACACTCCTGGCCACCACGGCAGACGTCTTCCTGACCCACGAAAGCCTCATGGAAGAAGTGTTCGGCCCTTCCACCCTCGTGGTCCTGTGCGACAACCGCCAGCAAATGTCGGCCATCGCCGAACAGCTCGAAGGCCAGCTCACCGCCACCATCCACGCCACGACCGAGGAACTGATCGAGGCCCGCGAACTGATCGAAACCCTCGAACTCAAGGTCGGCCGGCTGGTCTTCAACGGGTTCCCCACCGGTGTGGAAGTCTGCCACGCCATGGTCCACGGCGGACCCTACCCCGCCACTTCCGACGGGCGCTCCACCTCCGTTGGCACCCGGGCCATCCTCCGGTTCCTGCGTCCCGTCTGTTACCAGAACTTCCCCGACGCCGCCCTGCCCGAAGCCCTGCGGGAAAGCAATCCACTGGGCCTGCTCCGCATCGTGGACGGGACCCCGCAGCTGCCCGCGTGA
- a CDS encoding proline racemase family protein has product MEAVRWIRVVDSHTGGEPTRVVLEGGPDLGGGPLSERRRRFEAEFDHYRSAIVNEPRGSDVWVGALLVPPEDDTCVTGVIFFNNVGYLGMCGHGTIGVVVTLAHLGRIGPGEHRIETPVGVVRATLHGDGRVSVVNVPSYRVRKGHTVAVPGHGEVTGDVAWGGNWFFLVERHGFDLVPERVEELTDFAWRVRQAVNAQGYPEVDHVELYGPPTRSGAHAKNFVLCPGRAYDRSPCGTGTSAKLACLAADGKLAEGEVWVQESLVGSTFEGRYRWLDRERGWIEPVITGTAHVNAEARLRLDPADPFCWGIRIGR; this is encoded by the coding sequence ATGGAGGCGGTACGCTGGATTCGTGTGGTGGACTCGCATACGGGCGGTGAACCGACGCGGGTGGTGCTGGAGGGCGGCCCGGACCTGGGGGGCGGACCGCTGTCGGAGCGGCGCCGGCGGTTTGAGGCGGAATTTGATCATTACCGGTCCGCGATTGTGAACGAGCCGCGCGGGTCGGACGTGTGGGTGGGGGCGCTGCTGGTGCCGCCGGAGGATGACACGTGTGTGACGGGCGTGATTTTTTTCAACAACGTGGGTTACCTGGGAATGTGCGGGCATGGCACCATTGGCGTGGTGGTGACGCTGGCGCATTTGGGACGCATCGGACCGGGGGAACATCGGATTGAGACGCCGGTGGGTGTGGTGCGGGCCACGCTGCACGGCGATGGCCGGGTTTCGGTGGTGAACGTGCCCAGTTACCGGGTCCGGAAAGGTCACACGGTGGCGGTGCCGGGCCATGGCGAGGTGACCGGGGACGTTGCGTGGGGCGGGAATTGGTTTTTTCTGGTGGAACGGCACGGCTTTGACCTGGTGCCGGAGCGGGTGGAGGAACTGACGGATTTTGCGTGGCGGGTGCGGCAGGCGGTGAATGCGCAGGGCTACCCGGAGGTGGATCACGTGGAGTTGTACGGGCCGCCGACGCGGTCCGGTGCACATGCGAAGAATTTTGTGTTGTGTCCGGGTCGGGCGTATGACCGTTCGCCGTGCGGCACGGGCACGAGCGCGAAGCTGGCGTGTTTGGCGGCGGACGGGAAGCTGGCCGAGGGCGAGGTGTGGGTGCAGGAGAGTCTTGTGGGGAGCACGTTTGAAGGTCGGTACCGCTGGCTGGATCGGGAACGGGGATGGATTGAGCCGGTGATCACCGGCACGGCTCATGTGAATGCCGAGGCGCGGTTGCGGTTGGACCCTGCGGATCCGTTTTGTTGGGGGATCCGGATCGGGCGCTGA
- a CDS encoding Gfo/Idh/MocA family protein: MQNQPTSFASKPASRREFLRTTAMAATAAAAAPLLRTPVYGQNQAPSVNVLGANNRIVVGYIGTGNMGQTHIRTQKAHANQNNIVQAAVCDVSKYRAAQARALIGDNVEVYHDYRKLLERKDIDAVTISTVDHWHARCTIDALNAGKHVYVEKPMTRYLGEAFEVYDTVKKTGKILQVGSQGCSDLKWHKAAEWIRAGKIGPVVMAQGSYMRNTPKGEWNYTIESWATPEDIDWEFWLGPVHRRKPFDPDDYFRWRKYYPYCGGLLSDLVPHKAHPYLLATGNPHFPVRVACVGSKPVGTDKNTQGTPPRDVPEIVQIIAEFPDGMVMHITSSSVNEQGTQEMIRGHMATLTMAGNRVELRPERPFADELDPETSEPFPVESVEAHEKNWFDSIRANKQPNCGIELAIRVQTIVSLAEISERLNVMCVFDPNTRKVATANGQPVTIPTYGWSELS, from the coding sequence ATGCAGAATCAACCAACGAGCTTCGCCAGCAAGCCCGCCAGCCGGCGGGAGTTCCTTCGCACCACCGCCATGGCCGCCACCGCAGCCGCGGCAGCGCCCCTGCTGCGCACGCCGGTCTATGGCCAGAACCAGGCGCCCTCGGTCAATGTCCTCGGCGCCAACAACCGCATCGTTGTGGGTTACATCGGCACCGGCAACATGGGCCAAACCCACATCCGCACCCAAAAAGCCCACGCCAACCAGAATAACATTGTCCAGGCGGCCGTCTGCGACGTGTCCAAATACCGCGCCGCCCAGGCCAGGGCCCTCATCGGCGACAATGTCGAGGTTTACCACGACTATCGGAAGCTGCTCGAACGCAAGGACATTGACGCCGTCACCATTTCCACCGTGGACCATTGGCACGCCCGCTGCACCATCGACGCCCTCAACGCCGGCAAACACGTTTACGTCGAAAAACCCATGACCCGGTACCTGGGCGAGGCCTTCGAGGTCTACGACACCGTCAAGAAAACCGGCAAAATCCTCCAGGTCGGATCCCAGGGATGTTCCGACCTCAAATGGCACAAGGCGGCCGAATGGATCCGCGCCGGCAAGATCGGCCCGGTCGTCATGGCCCAGGGCAGCTACATGCGCAACACTCCCAAGGGCGAGTGGAACTACACCATCGAGTCGTGGGCCACTCCGGAGGACATCGACTGGGAATTCTGGCTCGGTCCGGTCCACCGCAGGAAACCGTTCGACCCGGACGATTATTTCCGCTGGCGGAAATACTACCCGTATTGCGGCGGCCTGCTCAGCGACCTTGTCCCCCACAAGGCCCATCCCTACCTGCTGGCCACCGGCAACCCGCACTTCCCCGTCCGCGTCGCCTGCGTGGGCTCCAAACCCGTGGGCACCGACAAAAACACCCAGGGCACCCCGCCGCGTGACGTGCCGGAGATCGTCCAGATCATCGCCGAGTTCCCCGACGGCATGGTCATGCACATCACCAGCAGTTCCGTCAATGAACAGGGCACCCAGGAAATGATCCGCGGACACATGGCCACCCTCACCATGGCCGGCAACCGCGTCGAACTCCGCCCGGAGCGACCCTTTGCCGACGAACTCGACCCCGAAACCAGCGAGCCCTTCCCGGTCGAAAGCGTCGAAGCCCACGAGAAAAACTGGTTCGACTCCATCCGCGCCAACAAGCAACCCAACTGCGGCATCGAACTGGCCATCCGCGTCCAAACCATCGTCTCCCTGGCCGAAATCTCCGAACGGCTCAACGTCATGTGCGTGTTCGACCCGAACACGCGCAAGGTGGCCACCGCCAACGGTCAACCGGTCACCATCCCCACCTACGGTTGGTCCGAGCTCTCCTGA
- a CDS encoding AAA family ATPase: MAEQVSSQPGSETRKQPGLTPEDLAAAREVVDRISRNIARVMQGQAAATRKLLAAFASGGHVLLEDFPGTGKTTLAKALARSIDATFKRIQFTPDLLPSDILGVSVFSQLDQQFHFHEGPVFTNILLADEINRASPRTQSALLEAMGEGQVSVEGERRHLPDVFFVIATQNPVEFRGTYPLPEAQMDRFAMQFTLGYVRPEEEVAILTAQEHNHPLEELRPCASLDEVRALRAAVEQVRISDELKRYIVELVRATRTAEGVQLGASPRASIALMKAAQALALFDGLDFVTPDQVQELAVPVIAHRLVMHPQARFSGRTAVAVVEEILQSVPSPA, translated from the coding sequence ATGGCAGAGCAAGTGTCGAGCCAGCCCGGGTCGGAGACGCGCAAGCAGCCGGGGTTGACGCCGGAGGACCTGGCGGCGGCCCGGGAGGTGGTGGACCGGATTTCGCGGAACATCGCCCGTGTGATGCAGGGACAGGCCGCGGCCACGCGCAAGTTGCTGGCCGCGTTTGCCAGCGGGGGACATGTGTTGTTGGAGGATTTTCCCGGCACGGGCAAGACCACGCTGGCCAAGGCCCTGGCCCGGTCCATTGACGCCACGTTCAAACGGATCCAGTTCACGCCGGATCTGTTGCCCTCGGACATTCTGGGGGTGTCGGTCTTCAGCCAGCTGGATCAACAGTTCCACTTCCACGAAGGGCCGGTGTTCACGAACATCCTGTTGGCCGACGAGATCAACCGGGCCTCGCCCCGGACCCAGTCGGCACTGCTGGAAGCCATGGGCGAGGGTCAGGTGAGCGTGGAAGGCGAACGCCGGCATCTGCCGGACGTGTTTTTTGTGATTGCCACGCAGAATCCGGTGGAGTTTCGGGGCACGTATCCGCTTCCGGAGGCGCAGATGGACCGGTTTGCGATGCAGTTTACGCTGGGGTACGTGCGGCCGGAGGAAGAGGTGGCCATTTTGACGGCTCAGGAGCACAACCATCCGCTGGAGGAGCTGCGCCCGTGTGCCTCGTTGGACGAGGTGCGGGCCTTGCGGGCGGCGGTGGAACAGGTGCGGATCAGTGACGAACTGAAGCGTTACATTGTGGAGCTGGTGCGGGCCACGCGCACGGCGGAGGGGGTGCAACTGGGGGCCAGTCCCCGGGCGTCCATCGCCCTGATGAAGGCGGCGCAGGCGCTGGCGTTGTTTGACGGGCTGGACTTTGTGACGCCGGACCAGGTGCAGGAGCTGGCGGTACCGGTGATCGCGCATCGGTTGGTGATGCATCCGCAGGCGCGGTTTTCGGGCCGGACGGCCGTGGCGGTGGTGGAGGAGATTCTGCAGTCGGTGCCATCTCCGGCCTGA